One genomic region from Rattus norvegicus strain BN/NHsdMcwi chromosome 10, GRCr8, whole genome shotgun sequence encodes:
- the Mgrn1 gene encoding E3 ubiquitin-protein ligase MGRN1 isoform X11 — translation MNHVDGSFSVKPLKQKQIVDRVSYLLQEIYGIENKNNQETKPSDDENSDNSSECVVCLSDLRDTLILPCRHLCLCTSCADTLRYQANNCPICRLPFRALLQIRAVRKKPGALSPISFSPVLAQSVDHDEHSCPFKKSKSHPASLASKKPKRETNSDSVPPGYEPISLLEALNGLRAVSPAIPSAPLYEEITYSGISDGLSQASCPLAGLDRIIENGIQKGKTQSKSPDSTLRSPSSPIHEEDEEKLSEDPEAPLPPSGVELVLQESSSPESFGTEEVGEPSLKQGSRVPSIDDVLQDGSPQHHGCSQPVPPADIYLPGWSTSMETHSLATTSSPWPLLSGSSPEPGASELTPL, via the exons ATGAAC CACGTGGATGGCAGCTTCTCCGTGAAGCCATTAAAGCAGAAGCAAATT GTGGACCGGGTCAGCTACCTGCTGCAAGAGATCTACGGCATTGAGAACAAGAACAACCAGGAGACTAAG CCTTCCGACGATGAGAACAGTGACAACAgcagtgagtgtgtggtgtgcctGTCAGACTTGCGGGACACGCTAATCCTGCCCTGCCGCCACTTGTGCCTCTGCACTTCCTGTGCTGACACGCTGCGGTACCAGGCCAACAACTGCCCCATCTGCCGGCTGC CATTCCGAGCTCTCCTACAGATCCGGGCTGTACGGAAGAAGCCAGGAGCTCTGTCtcccatctccttcagtcctgtctTGGCCCAAAGTGTGGACCACGATGAACACTCT TGTCCCTTTAAAAAATCAAAGTCGCACCCTGCCTCCCTGGCCAGCAAGAAACCTAAAAGGGAAACA AATTCTGACAGTGTCCCACCTGGCTATGAGCCCATCTCCTTGCTCGAGGCACTCAATGGACTACGGGCTGTCTCCCCGGCTATCCCATCAGCTCCCCTCTATGAGGAAATCACCTACTCAGGCATCTCGGACGGTCTTTCCCAGGCCAGTTGTCCCCTTGCTGGACTCGATCGAATCATAGAAAATGGAATACAGAAGGGCAAGACACAGAGCAAGTCTCCAGACAG cACCCTGCGGTCTCCATCATCTCCCATtcatgaggaggatgaggagaagctCTCAGAGGACCCGGAGGCTCCTCTCCCACCAAGCGGTGTGGAGCTCGTGCTTCAGGAGAGCAGCTCCCCTGAG AGTTTCGGAACAGAGGAGGTGGGTGAGCCATCCCTAAAGCAAG GAAGCCGAGTACCCTCTATTGATGATGTCCTGCAGGATGGCAGTCCCCAGCATCATGGTTGCAGCCAGCCAGTCCCTCCTGCTGACATCTACCTACCAG GATGGTCCACCTCCATGGAGACACACAGCCTTGCCACCACCAGCTCCCCCTGGCCTCTGCTGAGTGGCTCTAGTCCCGAACCTGGAGCTTCTGAGCTGACCCCTCTCTGA
- the Mgrn1 gene encoding E3 ubiquitin-protein ligase MGRN1 isoform X12, translating into MNHVDGSFSVKPLKQKQIVDRVSYLLQEIYGIENKNNQETKPSDDENSDNSSECVVCLSDLRDTLILPCRHLCLCTSCADTLRYQANNCPICRLPFRALLQIRAVRKKPGALSPISFSPVLAQSVDHDEHSNSDSVPPGYEPISLLEALNGLRAVSPAIPSAPLYEEITYSGISDGLSQASCPLAGLDRIIENGIQKGKTQSKSPDSTLRSPSSPIHEEDEEKLSEDPEAPLPPSGVELVLQESSSPESFGTEEVGEPSLKQGSRVPSIDDVLQDGSPQHHGCSQPVPPADIYLPGWSTSMETHSLATTSSPWPLLSGSSPEPGASELTPL; encoded by the exons ATGAAC CACGTGGATGGCAGCTTCTCCGTGAAGCCATTAAAGCAGAAGCAAATT GTGGACCGGGTCAGCTACCTGCTGCAAGAGATCTACGGCATTGAGAACAAGAACAACCAGGAGACTAAG CCTTCCGACGATGAGAACAGTGACAACAgcagtgagtgtgtggtgtgcctGTCAGACTTGCGGGACACGCTAATCCTGCCCTGCCGCCACTTGTGCCTCTGCACTTCCTGTGCTGACACGCTGCGGTACCAGGCCAACAACTGCCCCATCTGCCGGCTGC CATTCCGAGCTCTCCTACAGATCCGGGCTGTACGGAAGAAGCCAGGAGCTCTGTCtcccatctccttcagtcctgtctTGGCCCAAAGTGTGGACCACGATGAACACTCT AATTCTGACAGTGTCCCACCTGGCTATGAGCCCATCTCCTTGCTCGAGGCACTCAATGGACTACGGGCTGTCTCCCCGGCTATCCCATCAGCTCCCCTCTATGAGGAAATCACCTACTCAGGCATCTCGGACGGTCTTTCCCAGGCCAGTTGTCCCCTTGCTGGACTCGATCGAATCATAGAAAATGGAATACAGAAGGGCAAGACACAGAGCAAGTCTCCAGACAG cACCCTGCGGTCTCCATCATCTCCCATtcatgaggaggatgaggagaagctCTCAGAGGACCCGGAGGCTCCTCTCCCACCAAGCGGTGTGGAGCTCGTGCTTCAGGAGAGCAGCTCCCCTGAG AGTTTCGGAACAGAGGAGGTGGGTGAGCCATCCCTAAAGCAAG GAAGCCGAGTACCCTCTATTGATGATGTCCTGCAGGATGGCAGTCCCCAGCATCATGGTTGCAGCCAGCCAGTCCCTCCTGCTGACATCTACCTACCAG GATGGTCCACCTCCATGGAGACACACAGCCTTGCCACCACCAGCTCCCCCTGGCCTCTGCTGAGTGGCTCTAGTCCCGAACCTGGAGCTTCTGAGCTGACCCCTCTCTGA